Part of the Microbacterium immunditiarum genome is shown below.
TGCCGCGCGCCCCCCTCGGGAGTGGTCGAACGTTCTGCTGAGCATCGTCATCTTCCTTCTCGCGTTCAGCTCGATCCTCGGCAAGTACTACTACGGCGAGTCGAACATCGAGTTCATCACGCCGCGTCGCGCGTTCTCACCGGGTACCGCATCTTCGCCGTCGTCGCGGTGTTCCTGGGCGCGGTCGTGTCGGCTGATCTCGTGTGGAGCTTCGCCGACGGCGCGATGGGATTCATGGCGCTCGTCAACCTCATCGCGATCGCGCTGCTGTCGGGCATCGCGTTCCGGCTGCTGAAGGACTACACACACAGCGGCGTGAGGGGCAGGATCCGGTCTTCACCCGCGACCGCCTGCCCGACGTCGGCGGCATCCACGTCTGGGAGGACGAGCTGACCGTCACCGGGCCTATCGACCTCACGACCAAGCGCCGTCAGGCCGAGAAGCACCGCGATCACCTGCATGAGACGGATGCCGCGACACGCCGTCCCCGCAAATAGGACGCGCTCGGCGGGCGAGCGATCGGCCTGCGAGGCACCGCTTGTACGCTGGAGAGGGCGCGTCGGGAAGTCTGGTCGACACCCGTGTTCGCCGACCGCATCGGAGCCCGAATGACCTCAGCCGACCCGGACCGCAGCCCCGCTCAGGCGCAGAGCTTCCCGCAGCGGGGCAGCTATGCGGAGTCACTGCGCATTCTGCGCGTGCTGCGCAGCGAGACGGTCGGCGGGGCGCTGCTGGTGATCACGGCGGCGATCGGCATCGCGTGGGCGAACTCGCCGTGGGCGGAGTGGTACTTCTGGCTGCGCGACCTCGAGATCGGGTACGAGCCGTGGCACCTGCAGCTGACCGTGGGGCAGTGGGCGTCCGACGGACTGCTCGCGATCTTCTTCTTCCTCGTGGGGCTCGAGCTCAAGCGCGAGTTCGTCGCCGGCGACCTGCGGCGCATCGGCACGGCGATCGTCCCCGTGCTCGCCGCCGCGGGCGGGGTCGCCGTCCCCGCGCTGTTCTACGTGCTCGTCACCTTCCACGATCCCGAGCTGCTGCGCGGCTGGGCGATCCCGACAGCGACCGACATCGCGTTCGCGGTGGCCGTGCTCGCGATCATCGGCTCGCACCTGCCCAGCCCACTGCGGATCTTCCTGCTCACGCTCGCGGTCGTCGACGACCTCATCGCGATCGCGATCATCGCGATCTTCTATACAGAGTCGATCGAGATCGTCCCGTTGCTCCTCGGGCTCCTCACGATCGCCGTGTACGGCATCATCGCGCAGCGGTACCGGCAGTTCTTCCACCTCAACCCAGCCGCAGCGTGGCTCATCCTGCTGCCGATCGGCGTCGTCGCGTGGGCCTTCGTGCACGCGTCGGGCATCCACGCCACGATCGCGGGTGTGCTCCTCGGCTTCACGATCCCGGTGCGGCACCGACGACGTGACGGGGTGCCCGTCGAGGAGCCCGGTCTCGCCGAGGTGTTCGAGCACCGCTTCCGCCCGCTGTCGGCGGGGTTCGCCGTGCCCGTATTCGCGTTCTTCTCCGCCGGCGTCGCGATCGGCGGGGCGGAGGGCCTCACGGCCGCGCTCGCCGATCCTGTGCTCATCGGGGTCATGATCGGCCTCATCGTCGGCAAGCCCATCGGGATCGTCGTCACGACGTGGATCGCGACGCGGGCGCGACACGCGCGCCTCGACCCCGCCGTCACGTGGATAGACCTCTTCGGCGTCGGCCTGCTCGCCGGCATCGGGTTCACGGTCTCGCTCCTGGTGACCGAATTGAGCTTCGACGAGACCGACGCCCACCACGACCATGCGAAGGTCGGGATCCTCCTCGCATCCATCGTCGCCGCCGCGCTCGCATCCGTCGTTCTCGGAGCACGCAACCGCCGATACCGCAGAATCGAAGAGGAGGAGTCGGTCGACCAAGACGGCGACGGCATCCCCGACGTCTATCCGACGCCATGACGGATGCCGCGTCCACCCGGCTCCGCACCGCACCGACAGCCAGGGAGCACCCGATGGCCGACACCGACACC
Proteins encoded:
- the nhaA gene encoding Na+/H+ antiporter NhaA: MTSADPDRSPAQAQSFPQRGSYAESLRILRVLRSETVGGALLVITAAIGIAWANSPWAEWYFWLRDLEIGYEPWHLQLTVGQWASDGLLAIFFFLVGLELKREFVAGDLRRIGTAIVPVLAAAGGVAVPALFYVLVTFHDPELLRGWAIPTATDIAFAVAVLAIIGSHLPSPLRIFLLTLAVVDDLIAIAIIAIFYTESIEIVPLLLGLLTIAVYGIIAQRYRQFFHLNPAAAWLILLPIGVVAWAFVHASGIHATIAGVLLGFTIPVRHRRRDGVPVEEPGLAEVFEHRFRPLSAGFAVPVFAFFSAGVAIGGAEGLTAALADPVLIGVMIGLIVGKPIGIVVTTWIATRARHARLDPAVTWIDLFGVGLLAGIGFTVSLLVTELSFDETDAHHDHAKVGILLASIVAAALASVVLGARNRRYRRIEEEESVDQDGDGIPDVYPTP
- a CDS encoding alanine:cation symporter family protein, with the protein product MSADLVWSFADGAMGFMALVNLIAIALLSGIAFRLLKDYTHSGVRGRIRSSPATACPTSAASTSGRTS